Below is a window of Candidatus Micrarchaeota archaeon DNA.
CATGGAGACCAAAGTAACCAAACCGAGGCCAAAGGCGAGCCTGACGCGGCCGCTGACGCCGATGCAATCGGCGTTCATTACGCACTACATCGCAAACGGTTGGAATGGCACAGCAGCGGCCAGGTCGGCGGGCTATGGCGGCTCGGATAAGGTCTTGGGCGTGCAAGCCGTGCGCGTGCTAAGAGATAGTAGAGTTCAGGCGGCACTCTCCAAGCGACTGAGGGAATTGCACTTAAGCGCGGAACAGGTGCTCCAAAGGCTCTCGGAAATGGCCCAAGGGAACGTGACAAATTTCTTGGATGATGAGGGCAACATCAACTGGGCGAATGTGAGGCGAAAGGGTTACTTGGTTAAGCGGGTTCACCACGGAAAAGGCGGCACAGAGCTCGAACTTTACGACGCGCAAGCAGCGCTCATTCAGGTCGGCAAACATCTCGGACTGTTCAACGATGCGACAAAGGTCGAAGTGCAAACCGGCCCGATGAACATCAACCTGGCTCTCGCGCAGTTCAACGACATGGGGCCAGAGGACCTGAGGGAAATGCTTGGTCGAGTGCGAAAGCTCAAAGATGCTCCGGTGCACATGAACGGCAACGGCAACGGGAATGGGAATGGACATTCAGTCATTGATATTCCGGCTGTTAATGGAGATAAAGCGGGCTTACATTGAAAATCGGTAGTGTCCTAATTTGAAATTATCGGACACTGCGGAGCGGTCCTCCTGGCGGTTAAACTGCCCGCATGAATCTCAGCGAATTGATCCGCTATCGGAATTAATCAAATCCGTGAATAATTGTGGGTGGCTGCGCGCCGGGGCCGGACCATTGAAACTTAAGGGGTTGCGTCAATTTTTGCCTTAACTCCGCGCCGAGGGTATCAGCCATTGCCTTGCTGGCCAGAAAACGAGGAAAGGCG
It encodes the following:
- a CDS encoding terminase small subunit, which gives rise to METKVTKPRPKASLTRPLTPMQSAFITHYIANGWNGTAAARSAGYGGSDKVLGVQAVRVLRDSRVQAALSKRLRELHLSAEQVLQRLSEMAQGNVTNFLDDEGNINWANVRRKGYLVKRVHHGKGGTELELYDAQAALIQVGKHLGLFNDATKVEVQTGPMNINLALAQFNDMGPEDLREMLGRVRKLKDAPVHMNGNGNGNGNGHSVIDIPAVNGDKAGLH